The following coding sequences are from one Myxococcus guangdongensis window:
- a CDS encoding BamA/TamA family outer membrane protein yields MSGRAVKWCAVLGLALGAGRAGAQEPGQVVDEVVVRGPEKTRPETVQAYSRIDAGDEISFEQLDKVERRLLATGLFQEVKVSTEPTGAGRVRLILEVEEKASWVVAPTFALSSDNVGGGVLYAENNLWGRSKKFATAAQVSTAESGLFVGYLDQNLFGLPQLRFSLEGQLRSDRMDEYKPGAGQEDPEVVRRTRLNSASLAGEFGVMLFERVRAAVKYRLMSIDAKSPDAKEEVTTPAFSTGPAQQDASVRLMVGIDTRQNLHAVMEGINLEASYEVSNPEVGSDFRYRRFGLLYRHGLRLFEEHNVVLRGEAAAGVDLPFHQELVMGGNSLRGFVHRQFRGDTRLSFTAEYHFPLFTIRQLSFRGVGFSDTGLMVWRDLPADGELRDVKGRVVRGYLPDSKSGLKGSTFAQGVGAGLRLYLRNIVLPLVGVDAAYGVNSGEFRFYLVAGVSPS; encoded by the coding sequence ATGAGCGGACGAGCGGTGAAGTGGTGCGCGGTGCTGGGACTCGCCCTCGGGGCGGGGCGGGCGGGCGCGCAGGAGCCGGGACAGGTGGTGGACGAGGTGGTGGTGCGCGGGCCGGAGAAGACGCGCCCGGAGACGGTGCAGGCGTACTCGCGCATCGACGCGGGGGACGAAATCTCCTTCGAGCAGCTGGACAAGGTGGAGCGACGGCTGCTCGCCACCGGACTGTTCCAGGAGGTGAAGGTGAGCACCGAGCCCACGGGCGCGGGCCGCGTCCGCCTCATCCTGGAGGTGGAGGAGAAGGCCTCGTGGGTGGTGGCGCCCACCTTCGCGCTGTCCTCGGACAACGTGGGCGGCGGCGTGCTGTACGCGGAGAACAACCTGTGGGGCCGCAGCAAGAAGTTCGCGACCGCCGCGCAGGTGAGCACCGCGGAGAGCGGCCTGTTCGTCGGCTACCTGGACCAGAACCTCTTTGGACTGCCGCAGCTGCGCTTCAGTCTGGAGGGCCAGCTGCGAAGCGACCGCATGGACGAGTACAAGCCCGGCGCGGGCCAGGAGGACCCGGAGGTGGTGCGTCGCACGCGCCTCAACTCGGCCTCGCTCGCCGGTGAGTTCGGCGTGATGCTCTTCGAGCGCGTGCGCGCCGCGGTGAAGTACCGGCTGATGAGCATCGACGCGAAGTCGCCGGACGCGAAGGAGGAGGTCACCACGCCCGCGTTCTCCACGGGGCCCGCGCAGCAGGACGCGTCGGTGCGGCTGATGGTGGGAATCGACACGCGGCAGAACCTCCACGCGGTGATGGAGGGCATCAACCTGGAGGCCTCCTACGAGGTGTCCAATCCCGAGGTGGGCAGCGACTTCCGCTACCGGCGCTTCGGGCTGTTGTACCGCCACGGCCTGCGCCTGTTCGAGGAGCACAACGTGGTGCTGCGCGGCGAGGCGGCCGCGGGCGTGGACCTGCCCTTCCACCAGGAGCTGGTGATGGGCGGCAACTCGCTGCGGGGCTTCGTGCACCGGCAGTTCCGCGGCGACACGCGCCTGTCCTTCACCGCCGAGTACCACTTCCCGCTCTTCACCATCCGGCAGCTGTCCTTCCGGGGCGTGGGCTTCTCCGACACGGGGCTGATGGTGTGGCGGGACCTGCCCGCGGACGGCGAGCTGCGGGACGTGAAGGGGCGCGTGGTGCGCGGCTACCTGCCCGACAGCAAGAGCGGGCTGAAGGGCTCCACCTTCGCGCAGGGCGTGGGCGCGGGCCTGCGGCTGTACCTGCGCAACATCGTCCTGCCGCTGGTGGGCGTGGACGCGGCCTACGGCGTCAACTCGGGCGAGTTCCGCTTCTACCTGGTGGCGGGCGTCAGTCCGTCCTGA
- a CDS encoding poly(A) polymerase, producing the protein MSQERFTTSREVYHRIRWDPRLEAREFVIGYDTHGERMEEMPFEAFVPDGEIPWHRVWYFKRGREVVWDRKERIDRLNHLVEPSDEPPAPTPPRPREVPGFARLHVHRYDARAGDWMKAPSSPPGDTRPAPERLTLATFNVLFDLYDREKLATEHRTPAALALLRETDADVIVLQEVTAPFLRALLAESWVREHYQVSDGPEANTVVPYGQVLLSREPLASVWQRVFSRDKRLIVGELRLPGGPLWVATPHLTSNREATGAAARAVQVQALLEGLPSLTAAEDAGVPDVVLAGDFNFGDGDAGAESFSRAGFVDAWPTLRPSEQGETYNPRLNSLAAITTVSGRLQRLDRVLVASPSGRLSPESIELFGEAPLRGVRAPSGEPLFASDHFGVRCVLRRDTRAVSVTGAAAARLVHHTAVVLIPPESVWPPIQALRKKHDAKFERWMPHVTLLYPFLPEEDFDTVAALLSESARSIEPFQVTLSDFDHFDHRASATAWLRPEDAPPGALTRLHAKLVSVVPECAPPAHGFHPHLSVGQVPHSDDVDVERTVATWARGWRPLSFEVREVCIIRRQGNTPFEVVRRIPLGGPGVVRAEAPASGSGDDALRSALENMGAVEMAPETRAKRDEAVERLRVLCARVGATLHPYGSYLLGADGAGSDVDAVALGAPGPSREDFARALLGELEKSEPESRAASRFVADAAIPLVKVVLGGVSFEVSHASRPEGTEAVEPLELLARHADAFDPAGLRSVLGLADMMGVLDALGPDEGTRARFRRLLRAVKAWARARGLYSHALGYLGGLSWTVLAAWATTRAAPEAVKSDLDLLAHFFDTFAHWPWPQPVALTMETARYRPDGKRDLLPIIAPVAPLRNTARNVSRSTSRILREEWARARELVAQARGTGTPGAWSLLFEPLDSTQPPSTRLRLSADAKTPEGREVAQGWLLGHITALAYRLESDRRLTVRPLQSPGAGGSLLIGLEARDTSALAWRPGTPLVEAVESFRASFLEWAHRPEGATLQVELSRASASGLPGETDP; encoded by the coding sequence ATGTCCCAGGAACGCTTCACGACGAGCCGAGAGGTGTACCACCGCATCCGGTGGGACCCTCGACTGGAGGCCCGTGAGTTCGTCATCGGCTACGACACCCACGGCGAGCGCATGGAGGAGATGCCGTTCGAGGCCTTCGTGCCAGACGGCGAAATCCCCTGGCACCGCGTCTGGTACTTCAAGCGCGGACGCGAGGTGGTGTGGGACCGCAAGGAGCGCATCGACCGGCTGAATCACCTCGTCGAGCCGTCCGACGAGCCCCCCGCCCCCACTCCACCCCGTCCTCGCGAGGTCCCCGGCTTCGCGCGCCTGCACGTCCATCGCTACGACGCGCGGGCCGGGGATTGGATGAAGGCGCCATCCTCTCCGCCGGGTGACACACGCCCGGCGCCGGAGCGACTCACCCTCGCCACCTTCAACGTCCTCTTCGACCTGTATGACAGGGAGAAGCTCGCCACCGAGCACCGGACGCCCGCCGCCCTGGCGCTGCTGCGCGAGACGGACGCGGACGTCATCGTCCTCCAGGAAGTCACCGCGCCCTTCCTTCGCGCCCTGCTCGCCGAGAGCTGGGTGCGCGAGCACTACCAGGTGTCGGACGGTCCCGAGGCGAACACCGTCGTCCCCTACGGACAGGTGCTCTTGTCTCGCGAACCCCTCGCGTCGGTGTGGCAGCGGGTCTTCTCGCGCGACAAGCGCCTCATCGTGGGCGAGCTGCGGCTGCCAGGCGGGCCGCTGTGGGTGGCCACGCCGCACCTGACGAGCAACCGCGAGGCCACCGGCGCCGCGGCCCGGGCGGTCCAGGTCCAAGCGCTGCTGGAGGGACTTCCCTCGCTCACCGCCGCCGAGGACGCGGGCGTGCCCGACGTCGTGCTGGCCGGTGACTTCAACTTCGGTGACGGCGACGCAGGGGCCGAGTCCTTCAGTCGCGCGGGCTTCGTGGATGCATGGCCCACGCTGCGTCCGTCCGAACAGGGCGAGACGTACAATCCGCGCCTCAACTCGCTCGCCGCCATCACCACCGTGTCCGGACGGCTCCAGCGGTTGGACCGGGTGCTGGTGGCCTCGCCCTCGGGTCGACTCTCGCCGGAGTCCATCGAGCTCTTCGGTGAGGCTCCGCTGCGCGGCGTGCGCGCGCCCTCCGGAGAGCCCCTGTTCGCGTCGGACCACTTCGGCGTGCGCTGCGTCCTGCGCCGCGACACCCGCGCGGTCTCCGTGACGGGAGCGGCGGCGGCGAGGCTCGTCCATCACACGGCGGTGGTGCTCATCCCCCCCGAGTCCGTGTGGCCGCCCATCCAGGCGCTTCGCAAGAAGCACGACGCGAAGTTCGAGCGGTGGATGCCCCACGTCACCCTGCTCTACCCCTTCCTCCCCGAGGAGGACTTCGACACGGTGGCGGCGCTGCTCTCCGAGTCCGCGCGGAGCATCGAGCCCTTCCAGGTGACGCTCTCCGACTTCGACCACTTCGACCACCGCGCCAGCGCGACGGCCTGGTTGAGGCCCGAGGACGCGCCCCCGGGAGCCCTGACGCGACTGCACGCGAAGCTCGTCTCGGTGGTGCCCGAGTGCGCGCCCCCGGCCCATGGGTTCCATCCGCATCTGTCCGTGGGACAGGTGCCCCACTCGGACGACGTGGACGTGGAGCGCACCGTCGCCACGTGGGCGCGCGGCTGGCGTCCGCTGAGCTTCGAGGTCCGCGAGGTCTGCATCATCCGCCGGCAGGGCAACACGCCGTTCGAGGTCGTCCGACGCATCCCGCTCGGCGGTCCTGGAGTCGTTCGCGCGGAGGCCCCGGCGTCGGGCTCGGGTGACGACGCGCTGCGCTCCGCGCTCGAGAACATGGGCGCCGTCGAGATGGCTCCCGAGACCCGGGCGAAGCGCGATGAGGCCGTGGAGCGGCTGCGGGTGCTGTGCGCTCGCGTGGGCGCCACGCTTCACCCGTATGGCTCCTATCTGCTCGGGGCCGATGGCGCGGGCAGTGACGTGGACGCGGTGGCGCTCGGCGCCCCGGGCCCGTCACGAGAGGACTTCGCACGGGCGCTCTTGGGCGAGCTGGAGAAGTCGGAGCCCGAGAGCCGCGCGGCCTCGCGCTTCGTCGCCGATGCGGCCATCCCACTGGTGAAGGTGGTGCTGGGCGGCGTGAGCTTCGAGGTGTCCCATGCGAGTCGGCCCGAGGGCACCGAAGCCGTCGAGCCCCTGGAGCTGCTCGCGCGACACGCGGACGCGTTCGACCCCGCGGGCCTGCGCTCGGTGCTGGGGCTCGCGGACATGATGGGCGTGCTGGACGCGCTCGGTCCGGACGAGGGCACGCGCGCGAGGTTCCGTCGACTGCTGCGCGCCGTGAAGGCCTGGGCCCGAGCACGAGGGCTCTACTCACATGCACTCGGCTATCTCGGAGGCCTGTCGTGGACGGTGCTCGCGGCCTGGGCCACCACGCGCGCGGCGCCCGAGGCGGTGAAGTCCGACTTGGACCTGCTCGCGCACTTCTTCGACACCTTCGCCCACTGGCCCTGGCCCCAACCGGTGGCCCTGACGATGGAGACCGCGAGGTACCGGCCGGATGGCAAGCGGGACCTGTTGCCCATCATCGCCCCCGTGGCGCCGCTGAGGAACACCGCGCGCAACGTGTCCCGCTCCACGTCCCGCATCCTCCGCGAGGAGTGGGCGCGCGCCCGGGAGCTCGTGGCCCAGGCGCGCGGGACCGGGACGCCCGGAGCGTGGTCCCTGTTGTTCGAGCCGCTCGATTCGACCCAACCACCGTCGACCCGACTGCGGCTGAGCGCCGACGCGAAGACCCCCGAGGGGCGCGAGGTCGCCCAGGGGTGGCTGCTCGGACACATCACGGCCCTGGCGTACCGCCTGGAGAGTGATCGCCGCCTGACGGTGCGCCCCCTCCAGTCGCCGGGCGCCGGGGGCTCCCTGCTCATCGGACTGGAAGCCCGGGATACGAGCGCGCTCGCGTGGCGGCCAGGCACGCCGCTCGTCGAGGCGGTGGAGTCCTTCCGGGCGTCGTTCCTGGAATGGGCCCACCGTCCCGAAGGGGCCACCCTCCAGGTCGAGCTGTCACGCGCCAGCGCCTCGGGCCTCCCCGGAGAAACAGACCCGTAA
- a CDS encoding M90 family metallopeptidase: MTGLFRQLRRRRLLRRPFPSEWLGHLEAHVPFFSRLSPALREDFLAKLKVFVWEKEFIGAGGLDITDEIRVVVAATAVQLVVHLDLSYYDRLREVIVYPDAFLLPDRTGVVLGEAKNWGSVILSWAAVLGGLRNPDDGHDTATHEFAHVLDRADGAFDGTPKLRSYSHYRTWAAVMSEHFHALQQGRSRERQVLDDYGALNEAEFFAVASENFFERPERMRQKTPDLYEELKRFYGWDPASGT; encoded by the coding sequence ATGACCGGTCTGTTTCGCCAGCTCCGACGCCGACGTCTGCTGCGGCGGCCGTTCCCCTCCGAGTGGCTGGGCCACCTGGAGGCCCATGTCCCGTTCTTCTCCCGACTGTCGCCCGCCTTGCGCGAGGACTTCCTCGCGAAGCTGAAGGTCTTCGTCTGGGAGAAGGAGTTCATCGGCGCGGGGGGCCTGGACATCACCGACGAGATTCGCGTCGTCGTGGCCGCCACCGCCGTGCAGCTCGTGGTGCACCTGGACCTGTCGTATTACGACCGGCTGCGCGAAGTCATCGTGTACCCGGACGCCTTCCTGCTGCCGGACCGCACCGGCGTGGTGCTGGGCGAGGCGAAGAACTGGGGCTCGGTCATCCTCTCCTGGGCCGCGGTGCTCGGCGGGCTGCGCAACCCCGACGACGGCCACGACACCGCCACCCACGAGTTCGCCCACGTGTTGGATCGCGCCGACGGGGCCTTCGACGGCACGCCGAAGCTGCGCAGCTATTCGCACTACCGCACCTGGGCCGCGGTGATGAGCGAGCACTTCCACGCGCTCCAGCAGGGCCGCTCCCGGGAGCGCCAGGTGCTGGATGACTACGGCGCCCTCAACGAGGCGGAGTTCTTCGCCGTCGCCAGCGAGAACTTCTTCGAGCGCCCCGAGCGGATGCGCCAGAAGACCCCTGACCTGTATGAAGAGCTGAAGCGTTTCTACGGGTGGGATCCCGCCTCCGGCACTTGA
- a CDS encoding tetratricopeptide repeat protein, giving the protein MRWTLLMLALWLGAPGCVIGPRFTRCPGEGGRGWVELDSEHYTLRTDLPPEQAREAMGELERTRMVLLAGMWPSALRQPMAKLSVYVLSDWTEFKGLYPRRVQALYHRSETEALIVLSGPPSAWSRRYSAFTPDASSRLNHELTHYLSSYVLLRQPLWLSEGLAEYLETAQLTQDGRSAVLGVPNNEAIYIAARLLHDSVNSVRGGGVIPGVLAWEPGLNFEEQDRELSSMYAVSWVLVHWLIHERAEPFAEFQALVSQGMAPDEALRRALPELERGKMDATLWEYVRERSPPPRQVVVPPTDLAFVERPLEDAEVHATRAKLAALGASMARQQALVKNRQVLARKELDEALRLDPEGLPALTVKSTEASREEKLTLARTAVRAHPDDSDAWRLLGAALESDEAAQEEREAAYKKALSLEPKNIPATKGLAWLYVTQGRFAEALPLAQWAVSLAPWSPSALDTLALALAGQGRCEEAIQLEHRALGHLREQRSTEQEHVLRERLGKLADGSLCKPVAP; this is encoded by the coding sequence TTGAGATGGACCCTGCTGATGCTGGCGCTGTGGCTCGGCGCACCGGGCTGCGTCATCGGCCCGCGCTTCACGCGTTGCCCCGGCGAGGGCGGGCGCGGCTGGGTGGAGTTGGACAGTGAGCACTACACGCTGCGAACGGACCTGCCGCCCGAGCAGGCCCGCGAGGCGATGGGGGAGCTGGAGCGCACGCGGATGGTGCTGCTCGCGGGCATGTGGCCCTCCGCGCTCCGACAGCCGATGGCGAAGTTGTCCGTCTACGTCCTCTCGGACTGGACGGAGTTCAAGGGCCTCTACCCGCGCCGCGTGCAGGCGCTCTACCACCGCTCCGAGACCGAGGCGCTCATCGTCCTGTCCGGACCGCCCTCGGCGTGGTCGCGTCGCTACTCCGCCTTCACCCCCGACGCCTCCTCGCGGCTCAACCACGAGCTCACGCACTACCTGAGCTCCTACGTCCTGCTGCGCCAGCCGCTCTGGCTCTCGGAGGGGCTCGCCGAGTATCTGGAGACCGCGCAGCTCACGCAGGACGGCAGGAGCGCCGTGCTGGGCGTCCCCAACAATGAAGCCATCTACATCGCGGCCCGGCTGCTGCACGACTCGGTGAACAGCGTGCGGGGCGGCGGGGTGATTCCCGGCGTCCTCGCCTGGGAGCCGGGGCTGAACTTCGAGGAGCAGGACCGCGAGCTGTCCTCCATGTACGCGGTGAGCTGGGTGCTGGTGCACTGGCTCATCCACGAGCGCGCCGAGCCGTTCGCCGAGTTCCAGGCGCTGGTGTCCCAGGGGATGGCGCCCGACGAGGCCCTCCGGAGGGCGCTCCCGGAACTGGAGCGGGGCAAGATGGACGCGACGCTCTGGGAATACGTCCGGGAGCGCTCTCCTCCGCCGCGACAGGTGGTGGTGCCGCCCACGGACCTGGCCTTCGTCGAGAGACCGCTCGAGGACGCGGAGGTGCACGCCACGCGCGCGAAGCTGGCGGCGCTGGGGGCGTCCATGGCCCGCCAGCAAGCGCTCGTGAAGAATCGACAGGTGCTGGCCCGGAAGGAGCTGGACGAGGCCCTGCGCCTCGACCCCGAGGGGCTCCCGGCCCTGACGGTGAAGTCCACCGAGGCCTCACGCGAGGAGAAGCTCACGCTCGCGAGGACAGCGGTGCGGGCCCACCCCGATGACAGTGACGCCTGGCGGCTCCTGGGCGCGGCGCTGGAGTCGGACGAGGCGGCCCAGGAGGAGCGCGAGGCCGCCTACAAGAAGGCCCTCTCGCTGGAGCCGAAGAACATCCCCGCCACGAAGGGGCTGGCGTGGCTGTACGTCACCCAGGGACGCTTCGCGGAGGCGCTGCCCCTGGCCCAGTGGGCCGTGTCGCTGGCGCCGTGGAGCCCCTCCGCGCTGGACACCCTGGCGCTGGCGCTCGCGGGACAGGGGCGCTGCGAGGAGGCCATCCAGCTGGAGCACCGCGCGCTGGGACACCTGCGCGAGCAGCGCAGCACGGAGCAGGAGCACGTGTTGCGCGAGCGCCTGGGGAAGCTCGCCGACGGCTCGCTGTGCAAGCCCGTGGCGCCGTGA
- a CDS encoding DNA polymerase beta superfamily protein, translating into MSDSPKDSSHPGAARIRGLEQVDRLSVPLPHGTEVTTRVERLTSGGRRIPQGVVGRVVRAKDGGLDIQIVGVGEVWFARDELVPRRPGQVQFAQRREAAWNALGPCVVLETRVGSHAWGLANAQSDVDVRGVFALPLSWTFGLVEAPQDLVSADGSTTYWEARKTVEQALRADPNTLETLFVPGARALDELGEWFLAEREAFVSQSIFGSFGRYAMSQLDKLTRSQRLAEHRDLLLEWLCEEPTPGLDEVARRLADISPRGAPTQEDALLAAKTYVKQLYRSLWDQGLLAANDFAALTAYARGGGQRPPSARELRPKNAYNLLRLIATATGWLRHGEPVFEATGTLKARLLDIKAGQVPLEDVLRDAEAMAPELEAARQESRLPEQPDYARADRLLRRVGDEVAQRWVTKVAGPWGREAPEAPRMEWRDSE; encoded by the coding sequence ATGAGTGACTCTCCCAAGGATTCCTCCCACCCGGGCGCCGCGCGCATCCGGGGCCTGGAGCAGGTGGACCGCCTCTCGGTGCCGCTGCCACATGGCACCGAGGTGACGACGCGCGTGGAGCGGCTGACCTCCGGCGGGCGGCGCATCCCCCAGGGCGTGGTGGGGCGCGTCGTGCGGGCCAAGGATGGCGGGCTCGACATCCAGATTGTGGGCGTGGGCGAGGTGTGGTTCGCGCGCGACGAGCTGGTGCCCCGGCGTCCGGGACAGGTCCAGTTCGCCCAGCGGCGCGAGGCCGCCTGGAACGCGCTGGGGCCGTGCGTGGTGCTGGAGACGCGCGTGGGCAGCCATGCGTGGGGCCTGGCGAACGCGCAGTCGGACGTGGACGTGCGAGGGGTGTTCGCGCTGCCGCTCTCGTGGACCTTCGGCCTGGTGGAAGCGCCCCAGGACCTGGTGAGCGCCGACGGCAGCACGACCTACTGGGAGGCGCGCAAGACGGTGGAGCAGGCCCTGCGCGCGGACCCGAACACGCTGGAGACGCTGTTCGTCCCGGGCGCCCGGGCGCTGGATGAGCTGGGGGAGTGGTTCCTCGCGGAGCGCGAGGCCTTCGTCTCGCAGTCCATCTTCGGCAGCTTCGGTCGCTATGCGATGAGCCAGCTCGACAAGCTCACGCGCAGCCAGCGGCTCGCCGAGCACCGGGACTTGCTGCTGGAGTGGCTGTGCGAGGAGCCCACGCCGGGCCTGGACGAGGTGGCCCGTCGCTTGGCGGACATCTCCCCGCGCGGCGCGCCCACCCAGGAGGACGCGCTGCTGGCGGCGAAGACCTACGTGAAGCAGCTCTATCGCTCGCTGTGGGACCAGGGCCTGCTGGCGGCCAACGACTTCGCGGCGCTCACCGCCTATGCGCGCGGAGGCGGCCAGCGTCCACCGTCGGCGCGGGAGCTGCGGCCGAAGAACGCGTACAACCTGCTGCGGTTGATTGCCACGGCCACGGGCTGGCTGCGCCACGGCGAGCCCGTCTTCGAGGCGACGGGGACCCTGAAGGCGCGGCTGTTGGACATCAAGGCGGGGCAGGTCCCGCTGGAGGACGTGCTGCGCGACGCCGAGGCGATGGCGCCGGAGCTGGAGGCGGCGCGACAGGAGAGCCGCCTGCCGGAGCAGCCCGACTACGCGCGCGCGGACCGGCTGTTGCGGCGGGTGGGGGATGAAGTGGCCCAGCGCTGGGTGACGAAGGTGGCGGGGCCCTGGGGACGCGAGGCGCCCGAGGCCCCGCGGATGGAGTGGAGGGATTCGGAATGA
- a CDS encoding nucleotidyltransferase domain-containing protein, with protein MKGTLTAHEKTVADRVLDEESARREHLVVSLTGAHAYGFPSPDSDLDLKSIHVAPTGMLLGLSPRQLNAERLEVVDGVEVDYSSNELASVLQGLLQGNGNYLERILGAITLRASPDLESLQPLAREVLSRRVFRHYNGFAHGQLREWEKSGFRSAKKLLYVLRTTLTGTHLLRTGVVETDVTELLDAHGFPEARELVEQKRRGEKSELPEALSEAWRVRVARSFEVLDAALAASVLPEAPPSKAVDALEAWMLELRRRRF; from the coding sequence ATGAAGGGCACGCTGACAGCGCACGAGAAGACGGTGGCGGACCGCGTGCTCGACGAGGAGTCCGCGCGGCGCGAGCACCTGGTGGTGTCGCTGACGGGGGCGCATGCCTACGGGTTCCCCTCGCCCGACAGCGACCTGGACCTGAAGTCCATCCACGTGGCGCCCACGGGCATGCTCCTGGGGCTCAGCCCTCGGCAGCTCAACGCCGAGCGACTGGAAGTCGTGGACGGCGTGGAGGTGGACTACTCGTCCAACGAGCTCGCATCCGTTCTCCAGGGACTGTTGCAGGGCAATGGCAACTACCTGGAGCGCATCCTGGGCGCCATCACCCTGCGGGCCTCGCCGGACCTGGAGTCGCTCCAGCCGCTGGCGCGCGAGGTGCTGTCGCGGCGGGTGTTCCGTCACTACAACGGCTTTGCCCACGGCCAGCTCCGCGAGTGGGAGAAGAGCGGCTTTCGCTCCGCGAAGAAGCTGCTCTACGTGCTGCGCACCACGCTGACGGGCACGCACCTGCTGCGCACCGGCGTCGTGGAGACGGACGTCACGGAGCTGCTGGACGCCCACGGCTTCCCCGAGGCCCGTGAGCTGGTGGAGCAGAAGCGGCGCGGGGAGAAGAGCGAGCTGCCGGAGGCGCTGAGTGAAGCGTGGCGCGTCCGGGTGGCCCGCTCGTTCGAGGTGCTCGACGCGGCGCTGGCGGCGTCGGTGCTGCCCGAGGCGCCGCCCTCCAAGGCCGTGGACGCGCTGGAGGCCTGGATGCTGGAGCTGCGGCGCCGGCGCTTCTGA
- the coaA gene encoding type I pantothenate kinase, which produces MTAAAVPSVSMFVELEREAWRALRASTPLTLTTEDLDGLRGLGEHLDLEEVADVYLPLSRLLNLQVLAAQRLWAEQQAFLGGTTRKVPFIIAIAGSVAVGKSTTARILQALLARWPDHPRVELVTTDGFLFPNRILTERGLMTRKGFPESYDRRALVRLLAELKAGRAEVSAPVYSHLVYDVVPDEAKVIRQPDILILEGLNVLQSGATGQRIPHTFLSDFFDFSIYVDASEQDIRRWYVDRFLRLQQTAFRDERSYFRRFSDLTPEQATAMAENIWGDINGPNLAQNIAPTRSRARLILLKGPDHKVKRVRLRKL; this is translated from the coding sequence ATGACCGCAGCCGCCGTGCCCTCGGTGTCCATGTTCGTCGAGCTGGAGCGCGAGGCGTGGCGTGCATTGCGCGCCTCCACGCCGCTGACGCTCACGACGGAGGACCTGGACGGGCTGCGAGGGCTGGGCGAGCACCTGGACCTGGAAGAGGTGGCGGACGTCTACCTGCCCCTGTCCCGGCTGCTCAACCTCCAGGTGCTGGCCGCGCAGCGGCTGTGGGCCGAGCAGCAGGCCTTCCTGGGCGGCACCACGCGCAAGGTGCCGTTCATCATCGCCATCGCCGGCAGCGTCGCGGTGGGCAAGAGCACCACGGCCCGCATCCTCCAGGCGCTGCTCGCGCGCTGGCCGGACCACCCCCGCGTGGAGCTCGTCACCACGGACGGCTTCCTCTTCCCCAACCGCATCCTCACCGAGCGCGGGCTGATGACGCGCAAGGGCTTCCCGGAGAGCTATGACCGGCGCGCGCTGGTGCGGCTGCTCGCGGAGCTCAAGGCGGGGCGCGCGGAGGTGTCCGCGCCGGTGTACTCGCACCTCGTCTACGACGTGGTGCCCGACGAGGCGAAGGTCATCCGCCAGCCCGACATCCTCATCCTGGAGGGCCTCAACGTCCTGCAGTCCGGGGCCACCGGGCAGCGCATCCCCCACACCTTCCTGTCGGACTTCTTCGACTTCTCCATCTACGTGGACGCCAGCGAGCAGGACATCCGCCGCTGGTACGTGGACCGCTTCCTGCGCCTGCAGCAGACGGCCTTCCGCGACGAGCGCAGCTACTTCCGGCGCTTCTCGGACCTGACGCCCGAGCAGGCGACGGCCATGGCGGAGAACATCTGGGGCGACATCAACGGCCCCAACCTGGCGCAGAACATCGCGCCCACGCGCTCGCGGGCCCGGCTCATCCTGCTCAAGGGGCCGGACCACAAGGTCAAGCGCGTGCGGCTGCGCAAGCTGTAG